The DNA region tacatgatagcatccaatttttgctctcaaatgtttaattcaccattttaacgttttatTCACCGATcaatttatcaacgcccttaaatattgtaacaattttattttcattcaaattattggcattataaagttcaaaaggtgcattttacaaacactaataaataattcaaaaggcgcattttataagctcaaaaggtgcatttcatcagttcaaaaggtgcattccaaACACTAATACTTATCTACGTAatcgttacaacatttaagagcgttgataaattaatcggtgaattaaacgttaaaaatggtgcattaaatatttgagagcaaaaactgcATGCTAccgaaaaattttacaaaatgatgaattaaatgaaaattaacaagaatttaacggaaaatgctacgaatGTTAGATAATGtataaactagatgctaccatgtggaaaaatcttacaaaagtgctatcactggcgtttcatgaaaactggatgctactatGTGGAATTTCCTTACTTTTAATTCTATATCTCTTAACTATAATGAATGGTTAAGAATACATGATTGTGGTGGTTGGTGTTATAGTTAATAATCAAGGTCATCTTGGAAATTTTTGGAGCCCTAAGCAAAAAGCAAAACGATGAATTCTTAAAATACAAATGTTATGCTTTTTTTAAGTGACAATTGATAAATTACTTCAACAAAAAGTGACAATTGATAATACTTACTTTATTAATTAGACAAACACTAATATGCTCAATTGACCTATTAGcctaaaaaatacaaataaattaaaaatatcgtTACTTAGTTACTTAAACATAATGATTATCGGtgaaaaaatttcaaactatCTCCACCAACTAGTAACCAAAAAACAAACAACTAGTCTTTATTAAGGCTACGAATGAGTATTAATTaggaaaatcattgtcatttaTTATATGATCACTTTTTTGTCTCATCTatgtaaaatattatagctcTTTTTGGATAAGAGTACGAgtatataaacaaaaattagataaatcaaAATAACGGGGTTATAAGCCGTCGCTTATGGTGCTCTTATGAAGACCCGGTCTTGTTGATAACATCAAaatattgcaaaaaaaaaataaataaatttacctCCAATTTTGTGTTTGATATTGTTGTTGAACATAGTTGGCTTGGGTAATgagttataataatttttaggaTGAAAAAGTGTGTAATCAATCTCAGAAGTGGTCATATCAAAGATATGAACATCAAAATAGGAACTTCCTTTATAGATGAACATCAAGAAATGGCCATGCGATATTGAGTAGGATGCTACGAATTCCACCCACCCATTCTTCAACCATACCTTTCCATTTTGATCTCTTGTTAGCTTAAATTTCCATTGTTCACCACTTGGAACATTAAGGTATACCTCGTTCAACACTTCATTTCCATGATTTTTCATGAATTCCCTTGGTATTTCCTGCACAAGTTTTCAGTATGATTTACGAATACAAGTTAAATGTATAAGAAATTTGACAAACGTAAACAAAAACGAAAAGAAGTAACCAACAAGTAAGCTTGGCATGCAAAGCTTATCAAACCTATGATATATCCCATTCAGAAACCAAATTTAGCGAATTTTGATTGAGATTTAACCTAAATAAGTAAATGGATTGATCTGACCTTTTCAACTTATTAATAATCTATTTTGTTAATATGAAAATGAACTGATTACATATCaaactacatatatattaaatttaaacttaTGTAACATCTTCCTATTTGCCAACTTagtgataataaataaacatatcaTATAGATTATTGCAAcgaatataatattatatgataGAATTAAACTAGATTTCTCCAAGGATGTAATGATCAATCAttccttcaattttttttttcacctaGTTTTAGGGTAAgttgaagaaataaaaaaattaaagaagaggCAAAGAGAATTAAACTAGATTTCTCCTAGTAAGAGTGGCTTACTGATGAAAGTGATACATGCTATAACTAAGATATAACTGATCATACTCAAATAAACCATTTCTGTTTTATTTGCATGGATATTGAAATACTTCTATGTTTCTGAAACTTATTAGTTATGATCAAGTATAAAATGAGTGAATAACAGACAAAGCAGGAAgctatatcatcatcatctacTGCCATGGTGAAcctgccttttttttttttttttgttgaagagTTAGTTACTCATTGTAAACTTATATATAGCTAGCTCCTTCTTTTAATGGGGGATTAATTATGGTcaataatatacataaatacacCCTCTAGCTCTAAGAGATTACACTCTCAACTATTTAGTAAGGACTATTGAATTGTACGAGCatgattaaaagtaaaaaataaataaatgaataagaATTGAAAAACTATTAAGAATACTTTATATTACAATAAAGAGCCTAGGTAAAAATGGAGTACTCATTATTAGTAAGCTTGTGCACCTCTTATTAGGTGCGCTACGGTTCAATATTGCTAAGCCTCCCTATTGTGCTCTTATCTTGGGATTGTTTTTATGATGCCATTTTTGATTATTCTAACATTTAGCCTATTCTTATGGATTGTTTGATAAAGTAGCTTAATGGACAATTTTAGCTAATTTGGCATAAATAGTTGGTTAGGATGGTCAAACTCTCTAATACTAATACTTGGTAAATTAACTGGTTGAAATAATTATTGTTGTAGATTAGCCTTTTGTAAACAATCTACTCTTAGCAGCGTGTTTAAAATCAGCTGGTTAAATCAATTACTTGAATTAGTACCAGCTATCAACTATTAGTCATTTGGGAAACATCTAATACTTTTGTAAAAATACTTTCTCATATATTTAATATCTCATGTGGTTTTGCATGCTAACATATACATTATTTCAATCTGAAATATTTTTGACCgtgtttgattaaaattttaacaagttaaggttaaaaaaatttacattgacacaaattaaataagatcctACCCGATTAGAAATAGGCAAGAGTTCAAGACCCTATCCAAACCTATTGGACCCTACCCTTTTTTAAAGGTAAGGATCTATTTTTTCTAGACCCTAAGGGTTCGGGTCTGACCGTCTGAGTtcgggtttaaaaatattttaagagtCCGAATCCGAGTAGACCCGAACTCAACCCTTGGACCCTTAAGACCATTTTTCGATTGGTCTTcccacttattttatttttaaagtaaagTTACTTCTATATATTTTCTATAGTTTGTTGATGTTTTATATTCTAAAttctttatcattattttatttttgaattatctTACATAGTACATTACTACATACTAATGTTTACAGTGGTTATCTAAGACTATTTTGTTCAATTTGAATGCATTATTTCTAATTATGGCTATTTTTCTTGGGACTTAACAAAGTAAGATTTTGGCCGTATCTTTTAATGTTGTTTTAATATTTGTATTGTTTGAGTATTTTATGCCATGATGGAAAACTATGTATTTTGTTTTAGGTGtggtttttgaaattattactgatttagaaaatataaagtaattttatatgaattttaGAAATCTAGACCGTAAGTGCCTAATAAGAATTCAGATTAGGGTCTAATAAGTGTCCATATTTTTCATACCCTTAAAtcttacttaaaaaaataatttttttagggtACGGGTCAAGACCCTAAGGGTCTGGGTTCGAGTCTAATGTTTTAGACCCTTAAAATTAGGGTTCGGGTCTGAACCCTACTTTAAAGTTAGGGTCTGGGTAGACCCTATCCAGACCCTAAAATGTTCATCCTTATACCCGACTATATttaaacttatagattaagaataaaatacaaactaagagTAATTcgtgaataatgaaaaaaaataatcgaCAATTGATTAGAAGCGAAGGAATTATAGTTTGATATAGAAGTATGTAAGGATAGCATATAATAAGAGCATTAAGTTCACTatcaaaatattctaattagTATTtctttcattcttatttgatgttCTCACAAGAAAACATCTTTTGGAGGAGAGAAGGATAAGGTGGCTGGTGGGCTTATTTACCCTGGGTAAAACTTTTGCTGGTATCCGCccacaaatttttttattacgtggtattatattttcaatataGACAATTTTAtaaagtttcattttaaattaaattatttgtaCTTCTTATCTTATGTAAAGCTTTATGTAAAGCTTCATATTATGTTTGCTATCTAAGCATCAtgatagaaaataatttttttgttatagaagagtaaagttgcttaaatttgatttctCTAAACTCCATCCGAGTGGGAGCTACTTACGATATGTTTGATTATTGTTACTAAACAGTAGTAATGGCCAATGGAAATgctttatattgtaaattttcataaaatatacaaTTTCATTTATTTCTATAGTgataaaatattagtcataaaaatttttatattcacAACTTTTCAATACTACATAATACGGTACTATCATAAATACATTTTCTACTAAAATATAACCTTAATTTAGGGTATATATCAATTGTCATTTATCATTAGTAAAGTATGTGatatgaatatattattatttattcgcCATCAAAATTCCCTCCAACAGAATTAAACCCATATCCTAACTACTCTTATAAGCTCAATTATATAAGAAATTAGAGTTTAATGACACAATAGTTTCTtgctttaataaaatataatgttaGGCTAACAATTACATTAGAATTCTCCCTTTACGTCTATTTCTCCATCCAATCTCACCAATTCCTCTTGTAGATGCAACATTGGTACTTAACCTCGAAGGTTGTTAGTAAGTAAGTGGTAACCATTTTGGTTGTTGACCTCTAATTGCGAATACAACGTAACTTCTATTTATTGTCTTATTATCAAAGCAATGAGATATGTTGGGTTGTTGGTCACCATCTAATAACCCAACTTCACCTTCCTTTCTTAACCCTCAAATCTCACTTTTCTTCTCCATGCTACAAATACAAATTCATCATCTCAATTCGAGTCGGGTTAGACCGGAGAATCCCTAAAAATACAGGCAAAGGGGTGAGAATTGAACTGGCATTGTTACAAGGGTGAAAGGAAAAACCATCACTAATGGGGCTTTCTAATGATTCCCCATTCTCGTCGTGGCGtaatgaagttgaagaagatggaGATGACGTGCATGAAGTCCTTACAAGTGATCAAATAAGGGCGGTTCGAGATGTACATGCTTCAATGTTAGTAAGGATGGCAATGAGAATATCAAGAGCAAAGTGGTTTACATTTCTTAGAAGGGTTTTCCACTACCAAAATGGATCAAGATCTCACCTTGGAGAAAATCCTTTTAATTCATTTGGTTGGATGATGGTTGAATTATTAACAATTGTTGTTCAAATTTGTATGACTTTGATCACTCTATTTGTTTCAAAGGAAGAGAGGCCAGTTTGGCCTATGAGACTATGGATAGTTGGGTATGATTTTGGTTGTGTTATGAGTCTTCTTATCTTGTATTGGAGGTATCAACATTACCATTTGGGACAAGGAGATGATGGGTTTAACTTACTTGATTTGGAACAACAAGGAACCAATGCACATTCAAGGTAATTCTATTATAAACTTTCTTTATTCCTATTAATTTGctacacaataaataaatactcTCATCTTAGTCTACCTTATGTAGCAAATTAAAAGAGCTACTCTTTTAGGAGATCGTTTCTTGGTGAAACGACCTCAAACAAAGAGCTCATATTCTGATTATGTATTAGATGGACTATCTAACCTATGAATTTGATGCGTCTTTCGGTTAGACCATCTTTTGGCAAGACGATCTTAAACAAAGagttcatattttcataatatatattagatgGACCATATAACCTATGAATAAGACGCTGTCTCTcgatgagaccatctcatataTCTCtcggtgagaccatctcatataagaatttgtaaaTATAAAAACACAGATGAATACTTGACTAGATGTTTATCACATTATAACTTTGTCAACAAAGGTTTTTGGCATATGACAAATCATAATCTACTTGACTAAATTTGAAGAACTAGAATCATCAAACTTCATATAGTTTGTTCATGATTAATTTTACATACCATGTAAAATGAGCAGTTGTTTAAAACCTTCGATTTCAAAAAAcctcaatattatatatatatatatatatatatatatatatatatatatatatatatatatatatatatatatatatatatatatatatatatatatatatatatatatatatatatatatatatatatatatatatatatatatatatatatatcaatgttgttcttgttaaaaattaaataagtaaagGACAGGGTCCGGGTggggtttttttctttttcctaaatgatgcggacaaatcataccTGTTTTCCCAAGTAGAGAGTAAAGAGAATTGATACCTATGCCCAATAGAGGTTAAACCCCAAATCTTCTACTCTACATGTATATGGtctatccattgagccacaagtgattttagtgttaaaaattaaatatataattattaaagtgCGTACTTCAAAAGTGAATTATTTTTGCGGTCTTCATATTAAAACATGAATATGTTATCGATAAATACgagattatttatttatttatttatttatttaattatttcatagtttcaTAAGGCCATGTTTAATGTTTGGCATAGTTTCCCATAGAAAATCAAGACAAGTCATTAATTATAACCATCCATTTTTTGTACATGTAGCAGGGGCTGGTATTTGGTGAAGAGATGCAGGGCATCACTAGACCTGTTCTTCGCAATGTGGTTTGTGATGGGCAACGTGTGGGTGTTCGACACACGATTTCGATCATTTAACCGAGCTCCTCAACTTTACATGATGTGTACAACCATATTGGCTTGGAATGCCTTAACTTATTCATTTCCtttacttctttttcttttgttgtgcATTTTTGTTCCATTAGTTAGCAGCTTCATTGGCTATAATATGAGCTTGGGTTATGCCGAAAAAGGTGCCTCTTATGACCAAATTTCCCAATTACCAAGCTGGAGATATAAATTGGTTGAAACCACACTAGATGCTCACACTTCCTCCCCAATTAAGGAAAATCCAGTAAGTTTTTTTCCCTCGTTATTAGAACATATGCCGGGGTTTCAACATCATATAACATATCAAgaaatcaattcaacaaaaGTTTAAGTTAATAGTTGAGGCCCTACAATATGCTATATAATCTAACTTTCATTATCACGTAAATGcacttattttctattttagatATTTTGTAGTTACTTTAcataattttcctttttaattatgACCCCACtgtcttttttaaatttatccATGAATTCAACATGATTTTCCCTATTGTACGTACTTATTAATTTGTTCcatggattttatttttttaataataaaatgtatcttaaataaaaataatatttgcaGGAGTGTTGCATATGCTTATCAAAATACAAGGATAAAGAAGAAATAAGGCAATTGAGGTGTAGTCATATATTCCACAAAACATGTGTGGATCAGTGGCTCAAAATTATATCCTGCTGCCCATTGTGCAAAAAAGGATTAGATACGTAACATCATTAGTATAATTGTAAATATATAAAACGAACTGAACCAATACTAAACCAACAAAACATTTGTTCAACGTAAATAATGAAAGTAACAATGTCGGCTATTTgcatattatgaaattatatacAAACACTGTACAGTCTACGTTGAAAGATCTTGTAATAtggtattttctctttttttaatcaaatattttaaatttttggcatattttcattaaaagtcttttttttatttgatatttatttttttaatcatctaATTATAccaaactattattattacgcG from Amaranthus tricolor cultivar Red isolate AtriRed21 chromosome 3, ASM2621246v1, whole genome shotgun sequence includes:
- the LOC130807770 gene encoding E3 ubiquitin-protein ligase At4g11680-like isoform X1, which gives rise to MGLSNDSPFSSWRNEVEEDGDDVHEVLTSDQIRAVRDVHASMLVRMAMRISRAKWFTFLRRVFHYQNGSRSHLGENPFNSFGWMMVELLTIVVQICMTLITLFVSKEERPVWPMRLWIVGYDFGCVMSLLILYWRYQHYHLGQGDDGFNLLDLEQQGTNAHSSRGWYLVKRCRASLDLFFAMWFVMGNVWVFDTRFRSFNRAPQLYMMCTTILAWNALTYSFPLLLFLLLCIFVPLVSSFIGYNMSLGYAEKGASYDQISQLPSWRYKLVETTLDAHTSSPIKENPECCICLSKYKDKEEIRQLRCSHIFHKTCVDQWLKIISCCPLCKKGLDT
- the LOC130807770 gene encoding E3 ubiquitin-protein ligase At4g11680-like isoform X2; the encoded protein is MGLSNDSPFSSWRNEVEEDGDDVHEVLTSDQIRAVRDVHASMLVRMAMRISRAKWFTFLRRVFHYQNGSRSHLGENPFNSFGWMMVELLTIVVQICMTLITLFVSKEERPVWPMRLWIVGYDFGCVMSLLILYWRYQHYHLGQGDDGFNLLDLEQQGTNAHSRGWYLVKRCRASLDLFFAMWFVMGNVWVFDTRFRSFNRAPQLYMMCTTILAWNALTYSFPLLLFLLLCIFVPLVSSFIGYNMSLGYAEKGASYDQISQLPSWRYKLVETTLDAHTSSPIKENPECCICLSKYKDKEEIRQLRCSHIFHKTCVDQWLKIISCCPLCKKGLDT